The Candidatus Melainabacteria bacterium RIFOXYA2_FULL_32_9 DNA window ATTTTAAAACGCAAATCTGTCATTGCGAGCGAAGCGAAGCAATCCATTAAATAATGCTATAATTTGGATTGCCACGTCGGGCTTTCAGTCCTCCTCGCATTGTACATGTCACTTTATGTGTAAGTATTTTTTGTTACCTCCTTAATTACATCAATACAAATATCTAAAAAACCGGATTAAATATGTATTGACAGCATTTCTTATAATTTTTGGTAGTGGCACAATAAGTTCTGATAGCTAAAAGTTTTGTTAACTAATAACAAAGCTTTTAGCGGTGACATAAGTGCTAACGCACATCTTAGAATTTCAATCATTCAGGTAATCCCATGATTATCAAGATAGGGCGATGACCATCACCAAATTTTTTATTAAGTTTATGCCGAAAAGTAGTTTTTAAGAATTAAATATACTCTTTATAGCTTCAAAAATAGATTTATTAGTATTAACATCAATTTTTGGCAGGTTAGTATTTATTCTTTTATTTCTCGCCTGATCTTTTAGTGCTTCAATTTTACTGCTAAGTTCATCTTTTTTCTCATAATCAACGTTATATTTAAGGAAATTTTCAAACGATTCCGATGCATCAGCATAATCGCCCACCTTTTCGTAAATATTACCAAGATTAAAGTAAATATCAGCATTATAAGGACTTAATCTTATAGCTCTTCTTAATTCAACAATTGATTCTTTGTATCTTTTTCCTTCAAATAAAGCAATTCCTAAATTATGCCTGTAAAATGGATTATCGGGATCGAGGAAGCATGCTTTTTTAAATGAGTTAATAGCTTTTTCTAGGTTGCCCTGAACCTGGTATGCTAAACCAGTGTCATTATGTGCTGCTGCATTTTCAGGATTTAGTTTTATTGTTTGCTCTATATTTTCTATAGCAAGTTCCATATTTCCATCATTTTTATGTATTAACCCTTTTTGGTAATAAGCGTCTGCTAGATTAGGGTTTATGTTCAAGGCTTTTTCTAAGTAATATAAGGCTTTTTGATGATCCTCACTCTTTATGTAGCATATGCCAAGTCCATAGTATGCGTCACTGAACTCTCCATTTTTGTTTATTGCAGCTTCAAAATATTGTTTTGCTTCTTCTTGCAGGTTTTTAGCTAATAATAAATTCCCTAAATCAATATAAGCTGCTAAATACTCAGGATCTAACACGATAACCTTTTTATAACTATCAATGGCTTTTTCTATTAACCCAATTGAATCCATTGAGAATGCAAGATTATAATGTGTTGTAGCATTATTAGGATTTAAACTCAAAGCTGTATTATATTCATCTATTGCTTCTTTAAATTTACCAAGATGCGAATATACTGAGCCTAAGATTGCATGTGCTTGTTCATGATCCGGTTTTAGCTCAATAGCGGCTTGTAGGTCTATTTCTGCCATTTGATAATTTTTCTTTAAGAAATAAACATACCCAAGAGCATACCTTACATCAGAGTTATTGGGGTTTAGACTAATCGCAGTTTTGAATTCCTGTATGGCTTCTTCTAACCAACCTAAAAATCCGTAAGCTAGCCCCAGGTTATTGTAGGCTTCTATATTTTTTGGTTCAAATGTAATTACATATTTAAACTCAGCAATTGCTTTTTCGAATTTCTCCTGAGCGCTATATATTAATCCTAGGTAAAAATGCGCTTTTATATTGTTAAAATCTATACTCAATACATTTTGTAGCTCTTTATGTGCTTCTTCATACTTGCTGCTATTATAATATATTGTTCCTAATGCCAGATAAGATTTAGGATTTCTCGGGTTAATTTCAATTGCTTTTTTGTAATTTTCAGTAGCTAGTTCAATTTTACCTGTTTTTTCATAATTTAATGCCAATAAATAGTAACTATCTTCAAGATCCGGATAATTATTAATTAAATCATTTATTAAATTTACTGATTTATCATACTGTTGATTTTCAATATACATTTGGCAGAGCTGTACTAAAATTTCAGGGGTGTTTTGTGCTTGGTTTGTAGCCTGCTCAAGATATTCTATTGCTTTAGTCCACTGATTTGTGACTTCGTATACTTTTGATATTCCAACAAGTGAATTGATATTATTGATGTCAGATTGTAAGGATTTTTTATAGAATTCCAGGCTTTTTTCAAAGTTATTTATGCAAAAATAACAATCAGCTATTTTTTCCATTATGTCAAAGTCTTCAGGCATTAAAGCCAGGATTTCAGAGTAATAATCAATAGCTGTTTTATATTCTTTTTTATGTTTAAAATCTTCGGCTTTATTTAAACATTCTTGTGGATTCTTATCAGACACGATAGCCCCTATCAAAGTGTACATTTATATATATTATACAAGCAACTTAAAATCTGGCAAATAGCGGTATTATTTATATGAATGGTCTTTTTATAAGAAGAAATGAATTATACAGCTACCTGCTCTTTAAGATAGTTGTATAAAGTATCTCTTAGGACAGGTAATCTATTCTTCGACTTTATTAAGTCAATTAATTCCTCTTTTGATACTCCTCTTCCAAAAGTACCACCAGCCGCCAGGGTAATTCTTTCATCACCTAGTGTGCCTCCAACATCATTTACACCCCAGTCAAGTGATTCAGCAGCTTCTTCCATTCCTTGCTTTACCCAGCTAGCCTGGATATTTTGTATAGATTCTTTAAAGAATAATCTTGATATAGCAAGCATTTTCAGCCTATCATTAGCAGTTAGGGGACTAATTTTATCTTTTAACAATGTTTTATTAGCAATAAAAGGTAACGGAATAAATTCTGTAAATCCGCCTGTTTTATCCTGAATATTTCTTAAAACTTCTAAATGTTTAGCTCTATGGTAATTTGACTCAATATGCCCATACATTATTGTTGATGTAGTTGGAATATTAAGTTTATGGGCTAATTCAATAATCTCTACCCATTTTTTTGTATTTAATTTTTTGGGGCATATTTTTGTGCGGATTTCATCAACAAGTATTTCTGCTGCTGTACCTGGCATTGAATCCAGACCTGAATCTTTGAAATACTCCAGGATATAACTCAAAGACTTTCCACTTAATATTGATAGAAACTCTATTTCCTCAGGTGAATATGCGTGAATATGTATTTCTGGATGCCTGTCTTTAACCCAGGTTAATAGTTCAGCATACATATCTAAAATGTTTTTTGATTTTAAACCTGGTATTTTGAGCTTCGAATATAGTCCTCCCTGAAAACAGACTTCTAAGATGCCATTTTTTACGGCATTATAAAGCTGTTCTTCAAATTCAGTTAAATCTAAAGTATAACTTTCAGTCTCATTTTCAGAACGTCTAAAGCCGCAAAACAGGCAAACTGCTTCACAAATATTTGTGAAATTTACATTTAAATTGACAATATAGCTGACGTTATCGCCAGCTATATTGTTTCTAATTATATCTGCAGCATTTTTTATGGATTCTATCTCTTCTTTATCAGTAGTATCAAATAATAATGCTGCGTCGTTTACAGTTAATCTATAAGCACTCTCAGTTGCTTTAGTTAGTATTTTATTTATTTCACTCATTTTTTATTTTTTAGCTAACATATGTTGATAAATTTGGTTTCTTTGAACTCTGTTGGTTCCACCTTTTATTTGTCCGTCAACTGCAAGTCTAATTACATCAGCAAAGTCATTGTTTGCTAAGTAACCTAAGTTGCCAAGCATTTGTAATGCTTGTATTGAATTTTGGCTGGCAGTATCTGTCGCTTGAACTTTAGCCATTGTTGCATATTTAATGTTTGCTTTATTATTATCAATTAAATCTGCGCTGAAGTATGTAAGCATTCTAGCAGCTTCAAGCTCTGCGTACATATCTGCTAAAGTAAATTGTACACTTTGTGTTCCTGAAAGAGCCATATTATTTGTGTCTCTTACTTCTTTAGCTGTGCTGATTCCTGCAACAATAGAACTGTGTCCTATACCAATTGCAACTGCTGCTATTAAAGTCCTTGCAATGCTTAAATAAGATTCAAAATTGTCATTTACTACTGCAACACAGGCACTTTCTGGAACATCTATATTGATCTCAACTTTATTGAGTTCTATATTTGAACCCGCAATATTTTTTGTAACGTTGATAATATTGATATTTTTTTCTGAAACATTGAATACTCTGATTTGATTATTTTCATCTTGCGCAAATATTAAGTATTTATCAGCTGTTAAATGTTCTTTTCTAACTAATTTTTTACCTTCAATATGCCAGTTTCCACCATTATTTGTAGCTTTAGTTGTTAAGTCTTTAAGATTAGCTACACCTGGTTCAGCACATAAAGTAGCATAAATTTCTGATGAGTTTAATTCACCATTACCATATTTTGTTGTTAATTCTTGCGCTAATATTTGATCTACCAATACTGAAGCTGCTTCTGGTGCAACTTTAGCAATTTCTTCAATTGAAATTGTTAAGCCTAGATAATCATCATAAGCTGCTTTTTCTGATGGTTGATAACCAAAAGATTTATTAATCAGTTCTTTTACGATATTTTTTGTATTATCTGCCTGAATTTCAGTAATAGCAGCGTTTGCTTGTTTTTTATTTTCCAGATGTTTAGAACCTAATTCAAACTGTACTACCATATTAATTCCTTTTCTTAATTATAAACTTACTTGATTATTTAATAATTATCATGAACATAACAAATTAACTACAAGAAATAAACATATTTGTAATATTCTTTAGTGATTTATTATACATCACTATCTATTTACTGAAGTGCTGACGTACAAACTTATGATACTCCTTATTAATGCTTTGATTAAAATTTGCGATAAATTACAAATATTGTTTAACTAATTTCATACTACAATATTCTCCACACATTGTGCATGGGGAACCATCATTTATGTTCTCAAATACGTCTTTATCTATTGCATATTGTGCTTGTTTGGTCCAGTCTAAATTTTTTCTGGCTATAGACATTTCAAGGTCTTGCTTAATAGAATTTTTTCTTCCTTTTGCTACATCAGCAGCGTGAGCTGCAATTTTTGTTGCGACAATACCTTGCTTAACTTGTTCGATATCTGGAAGACCTAAATGTTCACTTGGAGTAACGTAGCAGAGGAAGTCTGCTCCATGAACTGCTGCAAGAGTTCCTCCTATTGCTGCTGTGATATGATCATAGCCTGGGGCTATATCTGTTACTAATGGGCCTAAAACATACAATGGTGCACCTTGAGTTAATGTTTTGATAGTTTCAATCATTCCAGGAATCAAGTTTAATGGGACGTGTCCAGGGCCTTCTACCATTGACTGAACACCTGCTTTTCTTGCTCTATTAACGAGTTCACCAAGAACTACTGTTTCAGAAACCTGTGCTCTATCTCCAGCATCCGCCCCACATCCAGGTCTTAATCCGTCACCTAATGAAATGGTTACGTCATAAGTTTTAGCTATTTCTAGTAATTCATCATAATATTCATATAATGGGTTTTCTTTTTGATGTTTTGTTATCCAGCTAGCTAACATTGAGCCACCACGACTTACAATACCGGTCACTCGCCCTTGCTCTTGCAAGGTCTTTATTACATTTTTTGTAACTCCGCAGTGAACGGTAATGAAATCGACCCCATCTCTACAATGTTTTTCAACTGCTTCAAAGATCTTGTCTTTTGTGAGTTCGAGAATGGATTCTTCATAGTTAATTGCTTCAACACCTGCCTGATATATAGGAACAGTCCCGACAGGAATTCTTGATTGGGCAATTATTTCTCTTCTTGTTTCATCAATATATTTTCCGGTGGATAAATCCATTACTGTATCAGCACCAGTTTTTTCAGTCATTCTTAACTTATATATTTCTTCTTCGGTAGTGCTTCTTTGATTTGAAGTACCTATATTGGCATTTACCTTAATCGATAATCCTTCCCCAACTCCTATTGGAATTACATTGGTATGATTAATATTTTTTAAAATTACTATCTTTCCTTCAGCAATTTTTTTAATTAAGTCTTCTGTTTTAATATCCTCTTTTAAGGCTATAGCTTCCATTTCTGGAGTTAGCTCATTGTTTCTTGCAGATATAAGTTGAGTCATTTTATTACCTTTATTATTTTGTTCCCAATCTCAATACTGAAAAATGATATCAGAATAATAATACCACTTCAAATTTTTATTTCTTTTCTGATTTTGCTTGCTTAGAGAAAGTTAGACTGAATTCCTGAAAAATTTTGACAATATGTGATTATTTGACTATTATTTTATTGATAAATTTATTATATGCCCACGTAGTTCAGTATGGATAGAACGCAGTCCTCCTAAGACTGATGTCACAGGTTCGAGTCCTGTCGTGGGCATATCTTTTAGAGTTAAGGATACATTGGTGTTTACTTTGCGTCATTTAAGTACATAAACAAATAATAAATTTTATTTTTCTACTTTACATAATTTTTTCTAGTTGCTATAATACGAATTGCAAGTTGAATAAAGCAATAATAATGATCCCCGGTAGCTCAATGGCAGAGCATTCGGCTGTTAACCGAAGGGTTGTAGGTTCGAGTCCCACCCGGGGAGCCATTTAAAAAGAGACTGTTTGAAAACAGTCTCTTTTTTGATATATTTATGAACAGATGGGTTTTAACATACAATCTACTTGAGTCTTGAGGAACAATAAAAGTGAAAAAAGATTTAAACATGTCAGATGATTTTTCTCTTTCAGGAATATGGTTTTTACCTGAAAATGATAAAACTCTATCAGGAGATTTGAATTATCTAAATGGTGAAAAAATTAGCTTAAATGCGTATTCTCTTGGTAAAATTGAGGACATCAATAATTTTTTTTCAATAGATACTTTAAAACCTAATGTTTCTAAAATAGATATAATACTAGGGCAAACTAATGAAAAAGGTCTTGTAACCTTATATGACTGTTATAATATTAATTCCGGAGTCTCAGTCTATAATGATAGCTTATTAAGCCCAGTATTAACACGTTTACCTTTTAATGCAGAGGCTATACTTATTGGTAAACATTTTGTCAAGAAAGATGATATTACGTTCGAAAGTATTATTATAGAATTTACTAATCTAAATAGCTGGGCACCATTTTTAGGACATAAACGCAAGCTTTTTTTTGATAATAACAATAAGTTTACAGGTATAAATTTTAATTACTCTTTGCCAGATGATATTAAGATTGATCTTGAAAATGGCTTAAAATTCAATGTTTTATGCTCTTTTAATTTGGAAGACTTTTCTAGGGATAAAAGAGTTTTTAATTTTGTAGAAAAAATTAAATTAGAAATAGGAGTAAAAGAGCCTAAAAATTTAGATTTTTTTATATCTACAATACATAAATTAGAAAGATTTTTTACTCTTGCAATGCTTATGCCTATATATGCGTTATCAGTAAGGGGAAAAATCAAAGAAAATCATAGTAATGAAAAAGTAGTAAGAAATATAGTTGAAATATTCTATAGGGCTAATAAGATTCCAGCAAATTTTAACGAGAGAACTCCTAAGGAAATGTTATTTACATATGATGATATTTCTGAAGATTTAAAAACATTACTTGATAACTGGTTTGCAAAATATGAACTGTTAGAGCCGATTTTAAATCTGTATTTTAACGTTGTTTATATTGAAGAATCAGATTATATCAATAATTTTTTGAATTTAGCTCAAGCTCTAGAATCTTTTCATGGTAGGATATATGGAAAAAACTGTAATGAAAAGACTGGATGTAAATATAAGCATTGCGAGAAAGTAAATAAGACTAAGAATATTCCCCTGATTGACAGATTAAAATGTCTATTAATTAGACATAAAGAAAAAATTGAAAAGGTAATTACTGATCTTGATGATTTTGCTAAAACTGTTAGCTTTAATAGAAATTATTATACTCATTATGATAGAAATGATCCAAGAAAAGTCAAAAAAGGAGTTGATTTATTTAATCTGACAAACCAAATGAAATTCTTATTTCAATTATGTTTGCTTTCAGAGATCGGTTTAGATGAGGAAAAAATCATTGACTTATTGTCTGGTAAGAATATTTATCGATCATATTTTCAAATATAATCAAATGAAATTAAGCGATCTTTAAAAGATTTTTTATTTTTTCAATATAAATATTTTGCAGAATAAAAGTTATAAACTTATCAACTCAACCGGATTTTTCTATATATTTTAAAAACGCTTCTAAATTAGAAGCGTTTTGGCCATTTTCTT harbors:
- a CDS encoding phosphomethylpyrimidine synthase — encoded protein: MTQLISARNNELTPEMEAIALKEDIKTEDLIKKIAEGKIVILKNINHTNVIPIGVGEGLSIKVNANIGTSNQRSTTEEEIYKLRMTEKTGADTVMDLSTGKYIDETRREIIAQSRIPVGTVPIYQAGVEAINYEESILELTKDKIFEAVEKHCRDGVDFITVHCGVTKNVIKTLQEQGRVTGIVSRGGSMLASWITKHQKENPLYEYYDELLEIAKTYDVTISLGDGLRPGCGADAGDRAQVSETVVLGELVNRARKAGVQSMVEGPGHVPLNLIPGMIETIKTLTQGAPLYVLGPLVTDIAPGYDHITAAIGGTLAAVHGADFLCYVTPSEHLGLPDIEQVKQGIVATKIAAHAADVAKGRKNSIKQDLEMSIARKNLDWTKQAQYAIDKDVFENINDGSPCTMCGEYCSMKLVKQYL
- a CDS encoding 7,8-didemethyl-8-hydroxy-5-deazariboflavin synthase subunit CofH encodes the protein MSEINKILTKATESAYRLTVNDAALLFDTTDKEEIESIKNAADIIRNNIAGDNVSYIVNLNVNFTNICEAVCLFCGFRRSENETESYTLDLTEFEEQLYNAVKNGILEVCFQGGLYSKLKIPGLKSKNILDMYAELLTWVKDRHPEIHIHAYSPEEIEFLSILSGKSLSYILEYFKDSGLDSMPGTAAEILVDEIRTKICPKKLNTKKWVEIIELAHKLNIPTTSTIMYGHIESNYHRAKHLEVLRNIQDKTGGFTEFIPLPFIANKTLLKDKISPLTANDRLKMLAISRLFFKESIQNIQASWVKQGMEEAAESLDWGVNDVGGTLGDERITLAAGGTFGRGVSKEELIDLIKSKNRLPVLRDTLYNYLKEQVAV